The Planctomycetota bacterium DNA segment CGTCGGCTTCATCGTGATCTCGCTCTTCATGCCGATGATCTCGCTCGTGCAGTCGCTCTAGGAGAAGTCGATGGATCCAGTCATGCAACGACGTCGAGAGTCAGGGTTCACGCTGGTCGAGCTGCTGGTGGTGATCGGCATCATCGCGCTGCTCGTCGGCATTCTGATCCCCACCATCGCCCGCGTCCGCCAGGCCGCATTCGCGACGGATTCCGCGGCGACCGTCCGTGCGCTGACGAACGCGATCCAGACGTACTACGACGACTTCCAGGCCTACCCGGGTCCTGTTCCGGACGACCAGATCGGCATCGGGTTCGGCAACTTCGCGTTTCCGGCGCCGGCCGAGCGGAGTGCGAATTTCACATTCGACGTTGACGACGACGGCACCGACGACGATTCGTTGCTTGAGAACATAGCTGCGACCAACGGCATCACGGGCACGGAAAACCTCGCTCTCGGGCTGCTGGGCGGCTTGGTCTTGGATGCGGGTGGAGCGATCCTTTACGACCCGCAGGCCGTCGGAAGTGGCCCGCGTCTGCTCGGCGGAACCCCGGGCGGCCGGCCGAGCTATGTCGATCTCGAGCGGGATCGCCTCGGCTTCACCTTCGCTGCCGACAACAAGGAAACTGGGCGCTTCCGCGACAACACGGCCTCGGCGAACGACACGATCATCCCGGAATTCGTCGACAGCTTCCCGAGCCCGATGCCGATCCTGTACCTCCGGGCGCAGAGCGTGGGCTTCTCGGCGACGCCGCGTGACCTGATCGCAGGTTCGGGGCAAGGATTCGCCTTTAACCTGAACCACGTCATCGCCTACACCGCGCCGGTCGAAGGCACGACGGTTGGAGCGAACGCCCGCTACATCGGTGAAGGCCGGGAAGAGCTCGACGATTTCCATTCGAACAACGGCTCGTTCCACGGCCTCCAACTTGGCGTTGACGGCAATCCGGGCGATCTGCTTGTTCCAGGAGATGCCGACCCGAACGAAAGTCCGGCGGACGCCAACGGCCGCAATCGCTTCTACGAGGACGGCCCCTACGACGCGATCCCGTACCTCGCCGACCCTTCGGCCGGACTCGCCAGTGGGAACGCCCGCGCGAGTGACAGCTACGTCCTCATCTCCGCCGGCCCTGACCGGGTCTATGGGACGCGCGACGACATCACCAGCTTCGGCAAGGTCGGGCAATGAGCCAACGCCTCTTCCCATCACGACAGCGGGGCGGCTTCACGCTCGTGGAGCTGATCGTCGTCATCGGGATCATCGTTCTTCTCGCGGGGATCGCGCTCCCAGCGCTCATCAACGTCCTGAGCACCGGCCGCAAGACCGCGATTCAGGGCGCGCTCCTGAGCGTCGAGCAGGCTTTGACTGCCTACGAATCCGACTTCGGCGACATCCCGCGGTTCGGCAACGATCCGGCCGATCCACTCAACGTCGCACCCGACCGTGGTGCACGTCTCCTTGCACGGGCCTTGATGGGCGTCGCGCCCGAGAATGACGAGATCGCCGCCGGCCGGCCGGGTCTGGACGTTCCCACGACCTCACAGTTCTACCTGTTCCAGGACGGGATCGGGAAGACGACCGCCAATCCGTTCGGCTTCCGGACCAAACGCGTCAATTACAACAACTCCGGCATCCTGGCTCCTGCCGACCCGCTATCGAGCAACGACGGTTACGACGGCGAGACCTATGAGCCGTACTTGTCGCCCGACGAGTTCCAGGTCCGTCGCGACGCCGACGGCAACGTCCAGCCCAACGCGGTCATCCTGAACCCGCAGGGTCAGCCAATCTTCTACTACCCGCGGAACCGGGTGAATGCTGACGTGTCGGAGCCGAACTTCTACGTCGGCAGCGTCGCACAGTCGCGCTACCGGTGGTTCGACAACCAGTCGACCGACTACATCCGTGACGAGGCTGCACCGCCTTTGATTTTCCCGACCTTGGGACAGTTCGCCCAACTTCTCGGCGACAGCGACGGCAACGGATCGATCGACCAGGCCGGTGAGCAGGCGATTGACGTTCCGTACATCCTGATCACACCCGGGCCGAGCGACTTTTTCATGACCGCCGGCGACGACGAAGTCTTTGATCTCGGCGTTCCCACGGATACGTCCAACGACGACAACGTCCCTGCCGATGATCTGATTAGCAATGTCGACCTCGTCCTCCCGCAGTAGCCGTCGCGGCCTGTCGACGGGAGACGTGCTGGTCGTCGTCGCGATCATCGGCCTGCTCCTGGGCCTGGCGACGAGCCTCGCCCGACAGGTCCGCGAGCAGGGCAGACTCAATCTCGTTGACGACGTCTTTCGGGATCTCGAGGCCGCCCGAAACGCCTACGCGACGGAACACGACCGTTCGCCTTCGATCCCATCACTCCTGCCTCCGGGGATCGAGCAGCTTACAGAAGAGGCGTTGACGCCCGAACTGCTGCTTCAACGGGCACGGCTCAACAACGTCGCCATGCACGAGGCCTTGGCGTCGCGACTCGAAAACGCCGGAGCGCTGCGATTGCTCCCGCCCGTTCGGCACGATGGCGAGCGGCTTCTGGACCCGTGGGGCATGCCCATCGTCTACGACGCGGGTGGCACCGGCCTGCTCGGCACGGCACAGGGTGACCGCCCCTTCTTCCTCTCAGCCGGCCCGGACCGCGATTACCGCACGCGAGGCGACAACGTCTACAGCTACGAGGACCTTTCAAACGTCCGCCCTGACGGCTCCGTCGGGAACCTGACGATGGTGGACATGCCGTAAACTCTTTCCGTGACGACGACCGCCGCCATTGCCCGCTGCCGACGTCGCTCGAGGGGCTTTTCGCTCGTCGAGCTGCTCGTCGTGATCGGTATCCTGGCGCTCCTCGTCGCCATCGTCACGGTCGGACTCTCCTCGGTGCTAGGCGGCCAAGAGGCGAAGGAAACGCAAGTCCGTTTGGAGGCACTCAACAGCATGGTCGCGGCCTACTCCGCCAGCGACTCTGCAACCAGCGGCCAGCAGTTGCCGCCCCGGATCACGCCGGACGGTTCGTCGTCCTACAGCGGAACCGGCTTCCAGTGGTACTCCACGGTCGACGGAGCCTGGGGCGACAAGAACGCTTCGCCCACCGCAGCGGTGGCAGCCGCAAACGGTGCTCCTTTGCGAGTCGACGACGACGATTACGACGGCAACGACGATGACGAACTCGACAGCAGCACCGTCGTGAACGTCTCGACGACGGTTGCCGGGGGCCGAACGCAGGCTGTCATTCGCCAGCTGCTCCGTGTCGAGCAGAACAACCGCGCGTTCTTCGACCTCCCCGGCTCGTTCCGCAGCGGAAGCATCACGGCGCCCGGCCGACTCGCCGTCGTCAGCGAGCGTGCCGACCCGCCGCTCCCGCTCGACGGGCACGGCGGCGTGATCCTTTACGTCCCGCCGACCGGCCTGACCGGCGTCACGTTCGAAGGCGACGACTCCTTTGACGAGAACGACCGGCTCGTCCCCGTCAGCAACCGCGGCTTCTTCATGTCTGCCGGCGTCGACGGCGACTACACCACCGGCGACGACAACGTCTACTCCGTCGAAGTTCGCCCCGTCCGCGTCCCCTGAGCCACCCGCATGGCCCACGCGCCCACGTCATCCTCCGACCACTCCCAGCCCGCGACGCGTCGTGCGTTCACGCTCGTCGAGCTGTTGGTCGTCTTGGCCGTCATCGGCCTCGCCCTGGTCATCGCGGTGCCGGCGTTCACGAGCATCACCGAGGGCCGAAAGGAGTCGGCTTCGCAGAACCTGATCAGCGCCGCCCTCAGCCGTGCCCGCGCCGAAGCCATCAAGCTCGGCCAACCCGCCGGCGTCTTCTTCTACTACGACACCGTCAACGAACGCTCCAAGCTCGCGATCGTCACCCTCGAAGTCGACCTGACCGACCCGAACCCCTACGACGAGTACAAGGGGTTCCTCGCCGACGCGACGCGGTACGACTACCAAGGCTCGAATCCCGATCCGCTGGGCACCGCCCTTCGGGGCGAGCCGGGCATGAGTGCGGACCGGGTCATCGCCTTCGCCAGCGACACACAGCCGGCCGCGGGTTTCACCGGCTACGACGACATCGTCAACGGCGTCTCCTTCGCCGACGTCTTCGGCGATCGGCCGCGGCCCGTCGTTCTCGCGTGGCGGCGGACGACCGAGACGCTCGACGGTTCCGCCGACACGGCCGGGGGTCCGCCTCCTGGCACCATCGGCACGGTCACCTACCCGACCTACGCGACGTATCCCGACTACGAGGGCACCAACGGCGGCACGCCCGACCTGTTCGGCAATCTTGCCATCGTCGAGGCGAATCCGAATCCGGCCAACACCACACAGCTCGACGAGCGTTTCGAGTTCAACGCCGGAGCCACGCAGCCCGAGGCCTGGCGGCTCTTCAGCGAGCCGACACTCGAACGCATCGAACAGATCGACCCGATCGAGCTTCCGTCGGGCATCGGCGTCCAGCTCATCACGGGCGTCGGCCTCGACACCGATGTCGGCTCGGCCGGTGCTGACGAAGGCGGCGGCTTCCGCGAGCGGTATGTCCGTGCCGGAGCCATCCTCTTCAGCCCGCAGGGCCGACTGCTCCGCGTCGACTACGGCGTGCTTTCGACCAACAGTCTTGGCCAGCTGCTCGATCTCGCCGGCAACGGCGTCGGCAGACTCGACCTGGTCTCGCAGGTCGGCGTTGTCACCTACGCCGAGGAAGCGTTCGAAGGTGCCCAGGGCGACGGCACAGCGCTTGAGTGGAGCGGCACGGCCGGCCTGAGCGAGGTCGACGGCAACGTCATCGCGAACTTCGACACGACGCAGGGCGACTTCAACTTCTTTTACCCGACTCGGAACGACGACTCCGAGGACGAGTATGCCGAGGAGCGCTGGCTCGACGCGAACACGGCTCCGCTGCTCGTCAACCGCTTCAGCGGCCAGCTCAGTCGGAGCGAATGACGCACGCCTCTTTCCTCATGACCCGACACTGTCCGACCAACCGCCGCGGCTTCACGTTCATCGAGGTGATGTTCGCCGTCCTCGTGATGGGCGCGGGTGTCGCGATGATCGCGGCGATGCTTCCGGTGGCGGTTCGTCAGACCAAGGACCTCCGCGAACAGGCCGCGGGCAACGCGGCAATCGAGTCGGGGTTCCATGTCCTGGAGGCGGTCGTTTCTGAAGAACTCGCCGCGGGTAACGATCCGCTTCCTGACTTTGGCGAACGCATTCTGACCTATCCAAGTTTCGACGGAGCTTTTGGAGACATCCCGGCTTTCGATGCCACGATCGCCGATCGTGTGCTCATCGAGCCCGACGTCAACGTCGACGCGGCCGGCTTCCGCCTGACTGCGGGGCGGTACGGCTGGATTCCGTTCTATCAGCGTGGGACAGGGCAGGACGCGTCGATTGCCCTGGTTGCCGTCGCCAGCCGCGGCGAACACGCCCTGGCCAAGCTCGACGCCGTCGGCCCGGATTACTCGACGCCCGCGACGCCTGCACAACACTTCGCCAACGCCCCGTTGGCAGTCGGCGTCGTCACGCGTGAAGGCTCGGCCGTCGTCAACGGCGAGATCGTCGACGACGTTCCCGACCGGATCGCTTTCTTCGGCCGGGCGGGTATCCCGAACGAGGCGATCCAGCAGGCCGCCGTCGAGGGCGGCGTCGTCGTCATTTACGGCCCAACGGACGATGCGACGACTGGGACCAGCCCGTTCCGAGGCAACACTGCTGGCGGTGGCACTCCGATCGCGTCGGTTCCGGAGATTCGAATCTATCGACTTGTCGAGCGACTGTTCACGACCGACGCCGAGGCCATTCCCGGCTACTCGGACAACCCGACGGACGCCAACTATGCCGTTCAGTTCACGCTTGCACCAGGACAAGGCCTTGCTTTTTCTCTCGACGGTGCGGACCTTCGTCGTGAAGACGTCGGCCCGAACCCCGCCGCCGACCCCGCCGCTGCCGCCGCCGAGGGCTATCTCATCGGACGCCGGCTCCGCGAGCCATACTTTCCTTGGGACGAAACGGACAACCCCTACGTCGGCCCGACGCAGGTCGTCCAGACGCTCAACGGCGTCGAACTCGACGTCACGCCCTGAGGCCTGTCGCCTCCTGTCTCCATGACCGCACGCCTTGCCATCGTCTTATCGAGTGCCCCGCGTCAGCCGCGACGTGGTGGGTTCACGCTGACGGAGCTCATGATCAGCGTCGTGCTGGTCCTTCTGCTCGTTGCCGCGATCGCCCGCATCTTCGGCACGACCAGCGAGACGATCGGCCGAAGTGAGGCCATCGTCCGCGCCACAACCGACCTCGAAGCCGTCCGCACGGCCCTGCAAGCCGACTTCACCGGGACCGACGACATCGCCTACCTCGGTGCGGACAACGACCAGTCCGGCATGCTCCCGATCGCCGGGGTCGGTGCGATCCGCGACAACTTCACCGGCTCGCAGACGCCCCAGCCTTCCATCATCCTCTACAGCAGCCGGGTCGGGACATACCTCAACGAGCGGGAGTCCGAGTCGGACGCCCTGTTCGACATCACCGCGCCCTTCGCCGGCACGCCGCCCGAGCTCTACACGGTCGATTCCGACGGCGACGGCGTCGACGACACGACGCTCAGCCGCTTCGACTATGGCATCCGCAGCTTCCGCACCGACACGCTGAGCTTCTTCACCGGCGGCAGCTTCACCAGCCAGACCAACCTTCGCCCCGGCGGCGATGTGACCGACGCCTTCAACTCCGACCAGGCCTGGGTCTGGTGGGGCCATGGCCGGGCGTACAACGGACTGGTCGAGCCGAACCAGGCGCTCGGCTACGCCTACCCCGGCTTCATCCAGACTGGCGGAGCCCAGAACACGAACAACCGTTTCGCAAGCGAGTTCCGGCTCCTGCGAATGGGCATGCTGCTCAGCAAGCCCATCGACCACGACGGCGACGACCCAACTGGTACCGGCGGGGCTTTCACGCCGGCAACCGTGGCCAACGACGCGCTTGACCCGGTCTACCACCTTGGCCCCACGGACGCGGGCACCGACGACTGGTCACGCCGCGTTCAGCTATTCCCGATCTTCGATCGGCCCACTGCGTCAACCGACTGGAGCGACATCGTCAACGGCGTCACGACGAACTACCCGCGCGGCCTGTGGTTCGATACCGACGTCAACTCTCCTGACCCGGAAGACCCTGGCGTCGGCCCGTTCTCGCAGCTGACCAACACGTACTTTCTGCCTGATGGGGCAACGGACCACATTTTTCTGGGTCCGCCCGACGTTCTGACCATTGTGACGGCGGACGCCTACGACCTTCTCGAAGGCCGCGTGGACGTCCTCGGTGCGAGCGCCGACCAGTTCCACGACTTCCTGCTCGCGATGCAGGCGATTCAGCCTCGGGTGAGTCTTCCGCTGCTCGCGCCGGCAAGCGGTGACTTCGGGGCTGACGCCGACCCGTGGTATGACGACATGCTTGCGGTGAGGGCCTCTGGTGCCGCTTCCACGCAGGTCCCCAACCGTTTCTGGATCAATCCCATCGCCCGCAGCCCGCTCGACCCAAACCAGGTCAATCAGCGGAGCAGCCTCCTTCTCGATGGCGCGGCGCAGTTCACCGTCGAGTTTGCCGGCGACTTCTTCACGCAGGACACGACCGGTGCCATCACGGCCGCCGTTCCGGACGGGACCGTCGACTTCTACCTCGAAGTCCTCAATCCCACCGGCCCCGTCGCCTTTCGCAAGACCCGCTTCTACGGGCTGCCCCGCGACGTCGACGGCGACCCGGACGACTTCGACACGGACGGCAACCTCGTCGAGCCGATGATCTACGGACCCGGCGCCGTACAAGCAGGGGCAGCCTTCAACAGCCCGGGCTTCGACGCCCGCACCGACCCCGACGTCCGGCCCGTCGCCGACTACCTCGTCTTCGTCGGCGGCGTGCCCAACATCAACCACGGCTTCCCGTTCGAGAAGCTTCTTCCCGGCCCGCGTGACGGCAACGGCAATCCGGTCCGCGACGCCATCGAGGACTACATCTTCGAAGCACGCAGCGGCGACGGTGCCTTCGCGGCCGACTACGAGGACGAGTGGTCCCAGTACCTCTGTGCTTGGGGCCCGATGGAGCTCGCCTCCGGTTCCTTTTTTGCCGGCGTGCCGTTCAGCGGTCAGATCGCCCGGAATTACCCCGGGCCGTGGGTCAGCTTCAACACGGTGACGCAGCCGCTCTCGCCCAAGCTCTTCCGCTTCATCGTCGAAGCCGCCGACGTCCAGGGCCGTCTCGATCAGGCCGTCCGGACGGAACTCGTCTTCACGGTGCCCCACGTCACGAACTGACGCGGGCGTCGTTCTTTACGTTCGGATTTGCTGTTGGGCCTTCATTGCACGGCTGGTTCAACGCCACCGAGCCGGAGTCGGTGCATTTGGCGGCGTTGAGATCGATTGCCGGGACGTGGCGGACGCGGCGAATGATGAGGCGTGAGCGTCTGCCGAGAGTCCATCGTTGGCCATCGATCCCGCGAGCGTCGCGGTTTGATTCTGCTGTTCGTGGTCGTGCTGCTGTCGCTCCTTGCGGTGCTGGGCAGCGCGTTTCTTAT contains these protein-coding regions:
- a CDS encoding prepilin-type N-terminal cleavage/methylation domain-containing protein; the encoded protein is MTRHCPTNRRGFTFIEVMFAVLVMGAGVAMIAAMLPVAVRQTKDLREQAAGNAAIESGFHVLEAVVSEELAAGNDPLPDFGERILTYPSFDGAFGDIPAFDATIADRVLIEPDVNVDAAGFRLTAGRYGWIPFYQRGTGQDASIALVAVASRGEHALAKLDAVGPDYSTPATPAQHFANAPLAVGVVTREGSAVVNGEIVDDVPDRIAFFGRAGIPNEAIQQAAVEGGVVVIYGPTDDATTGTSPFRGNTAGGGTPIASVPEIRIYRLVERLFTTDAEAIPGYSDNPTDANYAVQFTLAPGQGLAFSLDGADLRREDVGPNPAADPAAAAAEGYLIGRRLREPYFPWDETDNPYVGPTQVVQTLNGVELDVTP
- a CDS encoding prepilin-type N-terminal cleavage/methylation domain-containing protein: MTTTAAIARCRRRSRGFSLVELLVVIGILALLVAIVTVGLSSVLGGQEAKETQVRLEALNSMVAAYSASDSATSGQQLPPRITPDGSSSYSGTGFQWYSTVDGAWGDKNASPTAAVAAANGAPLRVDDDDYDGNDDDELDSSTVVNVSTTVAGGRTQAVIRQLLRVEQNNRAFFDLPGSFRSGSITAPGRLAVVSERADPPLPLDGHGGVILYVPPTGLTGVTFEGDDSFDENDRLVPVSNRGFFMSAGVDGDYTTGDDNVYSVEVRPVRVP
- a CDS encoding prepilin-type N-terminal cleavage/methylation domain-containing protein — protein: MAHAPTSSSDHSQPATRRAFTLVELLVVLAVIGLALVIAVPAFTSITEGRKESASQNLISAALSRARAEAIKLGQPAGVFFYYDTVNERSKLAIVTLEVDLTDPNPYDEYKGFLADATRYDYQGSNPDPLGTALRGEPGMSADRVIAFASDTQPAAGFTGYDDIVNGVSFADVFGDRPRPVVLAWRRTTETLDGSADTAGGPPPGTIGTVTYPTYATYPDYEGTNGGTPDLFGNLAIVEANPNPANTTQLDERFEFNAGATQPEAWRLFSEPTLERIEQIDPIELPSGIGVQLITGVGLDTDVGSAGADEGGGFRERYVRAGAILFSPQGRLLRVDYGVLSTNSLGQLLDLAGNGVGRLDLVSQVGVVTYAEEAFEGAQGDGTALEWSGTAGLSEVDGNVIANFDTTQGDFNFFYPTRNDDSEDEYAEERWLDANTAPLLVNRFSGQLSRSE
- a CDS encoding type II secretion system protein translates to MSQRLFPSRQRGGFTLVELIVVIGIIVLLAGIALPALINVLSTGRKTAIQGALLSVEQALTAYESDFGDIPRFGNDPADPLNVAPDRGARLLARALMGVAPENDEIAAGRPGLDVPTTSQFYLFQDGIGKTTANPFGFRTKRVNYNNSGILAPADPLSSNDGYDGETYEPYLSPDEFQVRRDADGNVQPNAVILNPQGQPIFYYPRNRVNADVSEPNFYVGSVAQSRYRWFDNQSTDYIRDEAAPPLIFPTLGQFAQLLGDSDGNGSIDQAGEQAIDVPYILITPGPSDFFMTAGDDEVFDLGVPTDTSNDDNVPADDLISNVDLVLPQ
- a CDS encoding type II secretion system protein; the protein is MQRRRESGFTLVELLVVIGIIALLVGILIPTIARVRQAAFATDSAATVRALTNAIQTYYDDFQAYPGPVPDDQIGIGFGNFAFPAPAERSANFTFDVDDDGTDDDSLLENIAATNGITGTENLALGLLGGLVLDAGGAILYDPQAVGSGPRLLGGTPGGRPSYVDLERDRLGFTFAADNKETGRFRDNTASANDTIIPEFVDSFPSPMPILYLRAQSVGFSATPRDLIAGSGQGFAFNLNHVIAYTAPVEGTTVGANARYIGEGREELDDFHSNNGSFHGLQLGVDGNPGDLLVPGDADPNESPADANGRNRFYEDGPYDAIPYLADPSAGLASGNARASDSYVLISAGPDRVYGTRDDITSFGKVGQ
- a CDS encoding type II secretion system protein, with the protein product MSTSSSRSSRRGLSTGDVLVVVAIIGLLLGLATSLARQVREQGRLNLVDDVFRDLEAARNAYATEHDRSPSIPSLLPPGIEQLTEEALTPELLLQRARLNNVAMHEALASRLENAGALRLLPPVRHDGERLLDPWGMPIVYDAGGTGLLGTAQGDRPFFLSAGPDRDYRTRGDNVYSYEDLSNVRPDGSVGNLTMVDMP
- a CDS encoding prepilin-type N-terminal cleavage/methylation domain-containing protein; the encoded protein is MTARLAIVLSSAPRQPRRGGFTLTELMISVVLVLLLVAAIARIFGTTSETIGRSEAIVRATTDLEAVRTALQADFTGTDDIAYLGADNDQSGMLPIAGVGAIRDNFTGSQTPQPSIILYSSRVGTYLNERESESDALFDITAPFAGTPPELYTVDSDGDGVDDTTLSRFDYGIRSFRTDTLSFFTGGSFTSQTNLRPGGDVTDAFNSDQAWVWWGHGRAYNGLVEPNQALGYAYPGFIQTGGAQNTNNRFASEFRLLRMGMLLSKPIDHDGDDPTGTGGAFTPATVANDALDPVYHLGPTDAGTDDWSRRVQLFPIFDRPTASTDWSDIVNGVTTNYPRGLWFDTDVNSPDPEDPGVGPFSQLTNTYFLPDGATDHIFLGPPDVLTIVTADAYDLLEGRVDVLGASADQFHDFLLAMQAIQPRVSLPLLAPASGDFGADADPWYDDMLAVRASGAASTQVPNRFWINPIARSPLDPNQVNQRSSLLLDGAAQFTVEFAGDFFTQDTTGAITAAVPDGTVDFYLEVLNPTGPVAFRKTRFYGLPRDVDGDPDDFDTDGNLVEPMIYGPGAVQAGAAFNSPGFDARTDPDVRPVADYLVFVGGVPNINHGFPFEKLLPGPRDGNGNPVRDAIEDYIFEARSGDGAFAADYEDEWSQYLCAWGPMELASGSFFAGVPFSGQIARNYPGPWVSFNTVTQPLSPKLFRFIVEAADVQGRLDQAVRTELVFTVPHVTN